Proteins found in one Aquibium microcysteis genomic segment:
- a CDS encoding IS3 family transposase (programmed frameshift), whose product MQRRKFSREFKLEAVRLVRDRGVAVAQAARDLDLHENVLRKWVRELSTDPQHAFPGHGQMKPEQQEIDRLRKEVAKLKAERDIPKKGRSLLREGSDMRFAFIAKHRNVWPVAWLCEALDVSRSGFHAWLKRSPSARARDDEVLISRIDRSFKNSDRTYGARRVWRDVLAEGLSCGLHRVERLMRENGLRARPRRRGLPKDTGERATVSGNLLDRAFEASAPNQKWVADFTYIWTAKGWLYVAAVVDLFSRRVVGWAMKAEMTAQLVTDALIMAIWRRGKPDSLLHHSDQGSQYTSEQFQRLMADHGITCSMSRSGNVWDNAAMESFFSSLKTERTARKVYRTRDDARADVFDYIERFYNPRRRHSTLGYLSPVEFEEQAMLA is encoded by the exons ATGCAACGAAGGAAGTTCAGCCGCGAGTTCAAGCTCGAGGCGGTTAGGCTGGTGAGGGATCGGGGCGTTGCTGTTGCCCAGGCTGCCCGCGATCTGGATCTCCATGAGAATGTGTTGCGCAAATGGGTGCGCGAGCTGTCGACCGATCCGCAGCATGCCTTTCCCGGCCATGGGCAGATGAAGCCGGAGCAGCAGGAGATTGACCGGCTGCGCAAGGAAGTGGCGAAGCTGAAGGCGGAGCGCGACATCC CTAAAAAAGGCCGCAGCCTACTTCGCGAGGGAAGTGACATGAGGTTCGCTTTCATCGCGAAGCACCGGAACGTCTGGCCGGTGGCATGGCTGTGCGAGGCGCTGGATGTCTCCCGCTCGGGCTTCCATGCCTGGCTCAAACGCAGCCCCAGCGCTCGCGCTCGGGACGATGAGGTTCTCATCTCCCGGATCGACCGCAGCTTCAAGAACAGCGACCGCACCTATGGCGCCCGGCGGGTCTGGCGCGACGTTCTGGCCGAGGGTCTTTCCTGTGGCCTTCATCGTGTCGAGCGGCTCATGCGGGAGAACGGGTTGCGTGCCCGGCCGCGGCGCCGTGGGTTGCCAAAGGACACCGGCGAGCGAGCAACAGTGTCCGGCAACCTCCTCGACCGCGCCTTCGAAGCGTCGGCGCCGAACCAGAAGTGGGTAGCCGACTTCACCTACATCTGGACCGCCAAAGGATGGCTCTACGTTGCCGCCGTCGTCGACCTCTTCTCTCGGCGCGTCGTCGGCTGGGCGATGAAGGCGGAGATGACGGCGCAGCTCGTCACAGACGCCCTCATCATGGCGATCTGGCGCCGAGGCAAGCCGGACAGCCTGCTGCACCACTCCGACCAGGGATCGCAATACACCAGCGAGCAGTTCCAGCGCCTGATGGCCGACCACGGCATCACGTGTTCGATGAGCCGGTCGGGTAACGTCTGGGACAATGCTGCGATGGAAAGCTTCTTCTCGTCGCTGAAAACCGAGCGCACGGCACGCAAGGTCTACAGGACGAGAGATGACGCCAGGGCCGACGTGTTCGACTACATCGAGCGCT
- a CDS encoding phage tail fiber protein: protein MAYEPNIVPGDGSTTDFSVPFPYLRREHVKVYVDGVLRAHTWVNPGMIRIVPAPSAGAAVDRRRDTPSTGLHTLLDNKPLPAANFNELTTQALYFAEEKARAAVEERTLAEQALAGSQAAQDAAEAAQGISEAIAQAVAADRTQTGLDRAAVAADRDAVEDLAAGTAADAIATAADRVQTGLDRTATQSAASAASTSAGAASTSASNAAADRVQTGLDRAQTGADRAAAQTARTGAETARGAAEAAQTGAQTARTGAETAAGTATTKAAEAAQSAVDAAAAAAGDIGPAIAAAPAKTPIDADNFILADSQDTNKRKRATWATLKATLKSYFDTLYAAVTHTHTIAQVTSLQTTLDGKAAASHTHTIAQVTNLQTTLDGKAAATHAHVIGDVTGLQAALDGKAASSHAHADATTGASGFMSAADKAKLNAIGSMANRVLTISASDPSGGVDGDVWFKV, encoded by the coding sequence ATGGCCTACGAGCCCAATATCGTGCCCGGTGACGGGTCCACGACCGATTTCTCTGTGCCCTTCCCGTACCTGCGGAGGGAGCATGTTAAGGTCTACGTCGACGGCGTCCTGCGGGCCCATACTTGGGTGAACCCCGGAATGATCCGCATCGTGCCGGCCCCCTCTGCGGGCGCTGCCGTGGATCGCAGGCGCGACACCCCCTCGACGGGCCTCCACACCCTCCTCGACAACAAGCCGCTCCCGGCGGCGAACTTCAACGAGCTGACGACCCAGGCGCTCTATTTCGCCGAGGAGAAGGCCCGTGCAGCGGTAGAAGAGCGCACGCTGGCCGAGCAGGCCCTCGCAGGCTCACAGGCCGCCCAGGACGCCGCAGAGGCCGCACAGGGCATATCTGAGGCCATCGCGCAGGCCGTGGCCGCCGACAGGACCCAGACGGGGCTCGATCGGGCAGCAGTCGCCGCCGACCGGGACGCCGTAGAGGACCTCGCCGCCGGCACCGCAGCGGACGCCATCGCAACCGCAGCGGATCGGGTCCAGACGGGCCTCGACCGGACTGCCACCCAGAGCGCCGCATCGGCAGCTTCCACCTCCGCCGGGGCGGCCAGCACGAGCGCCTCCAACGCCGCAGCCGATAGGGTCCAGACGGGCCTGGATCGGGCACAGACGGGCGCTGACAGGGCGGCGGCACAGACGGCCCGCACCGGAGCCGAGACCGCCAGAGGGGCCGCAGAGGCCGCTCAGACTGGTGCCCAGACGGCGCGTACGGGGGCAGAGACGGCGGCGGGAACGGCCACGACCAAGGCGGCGGAAGCGGCGCAGTCGGCCGTAGACGCGGCGGCGGCAGCGGCTGGCGACATCGGTCCGGCAATCGCGGCGGCCCCTGCGAAGACGCCAATCGACGCCGACAACTTCATCCTCGCCGACAGCCAAGACACGAACAAGCGCAAGCGGGCGACGTGGGCGACCCTCAAGGCGACCCTCAAGAGCTACTTCGACACCTTGTACGCGGCGGTGACGCACACGCACACCATCGCGCAGGTGACCAGCCTCCAGACGACGCTCGACGGCAAGGCCGCTGCGTCCCACACGCACACGATCGCGCAGGTGACCAACCTCCAGACGACACTCGACGGCAAGGCGGCAGCTACGCACGCCCACGTCATCGGCGACGTGACCGGTCTCCAAGCGGCGCTGGACGGGAAGGCGGCTTCCTCGCACGCCCATGCCGACGCCACGACGGGAGCTTCCGGGTTCATGTCGGCCGCCGACAAGGCGAAGCTGAACGCTATCGGATCGATGGCGAACAGGGTCCTGACGATCTCCGCGAGCGACCCTTCGGGGGGCGTTGACGGGGACGTCTGGTTCAAGGTCTAG